The DNA sequence TCCGCAACGACGCCCGTCTGAACACGGTCTCGGGCGACATCATCGTCGACACGCTCATCGGCGACCTCACCGTGAACTCGGTGTCGGGCGACGTGCAGGTGCGCGGACTGACCGGCTCCATCACCGCGAACAGCGTCTCGGGCGACGTCGCCGTCACCGGCACCGTGCGCAAGGCGACCGTCGACATCGTCTCGGGATCGACCCTCGTCGACGCCGCGGGCGACGTCAACACCATCAACATCAACTCGGTCTCGGGCGGCACCACCGTGCGGCTCGACGAGTCGCTGGCCGCGAACTACGTGATCCGCTCGCTGAGCGGACGACTTCTCATCGACGGCGTCGAGCGCGGTTCCTCCGGCATCAACAACTACACCGGCTCCACGGGCGAGCTCGCCGGACGATTCGTCGACCTGCGCGCCAACTCCGTCTCGGGCGGCGTGACGGTGCTGCGCCGCACGCCCGCATCGATCGAGAACGACGCCGAATGGGAGGAAGCATGAGTCCCGCCGTCTTCTCCCACGGAGACCTGCGCCTCTACCTGCTCTCGCTGCTGGCCGAATCCCCCCAGCACGGGTACGGCATCATCCAGGCGCTCACCGACCGCACCGGCGGCACGTACACGCCGAGCGCCGGCACCATCTACCCGCGACTCGCGAAGCTCGAAGAGGAGGGCCTCGTCTCGAAGACCGTCGACGGCCGCACCACGATCTACGCGATCACCGATGCCGGACGCGCCGAGCTGTCGTCCCGTGAGGGCGACCTCGCGGGCATCGAGGCGGGGCTCACCGATTCAGTGCGCCTGATCGCGAACGAGGTGCGCCAGAGCGTCAAGGAGGCGATGAAGAGCCTGAGGGCCGACTTCGCCACCGCCGAGAAGGACGACCGCGCAGCATCCAAGTCCCGCCCGCGCACGCCGGGTGACGACGAGCGCATCGTCAGCCGCGAGGAGCTCCACCGGGCGGACGCCGTGATCAACGCATTCCGTGCCCGCATCCGCACCGACCTCCGCACGCACGTCGCGAGGGGCGGCGTGCTCCCGGCCTCCGTCGTCTCGGAGCTGGAGGACGGACTGGATGCCGCGGCCCGCGGCATCACGACGGCCCTCGCCGCGCTGTCGCGCTGATTCGCCCGACGCGTCGACCCCCGCGGAACCTTCCGCGGGGGTCGACGCGTTTCACCGCGCTAGCAAAGCCCCACCGGGTCACCGCGTTTCGTCTCGGTCGGCTCCGCCGTCCTCGCTCAACGACCGGAGACCCACCGGGTCACCGCGCGAGCAAAGCCCCACCGGGTCGTTGAGCGAGCGAAGCGAGACGAAACGCGCCGAACGACGCGCGACGCTACTCCGTCCAGATCTCGGGCTGCGAGTCGGGAACCGGCTCCTCCAGCGGCACGACGAGCACAGACCGGTGCTGCCGGTGAGCGAGGCGCGCGGCCACCGATCCGGTGAAGAACTCCCGGATCGACTCCCCGATGCCGCGCTTGCGGGTGCCCACCACGATCAGCTGGGCGTCGAGCTTGTTCGCGAGGGCTTTGATCGCGAGTGCCGGGTCACCGACGAGCTGGCGTGCGGTCCAGGTCAGGCCCGTGCCGTCGAGGGCCTGAGCGGCCTCGGCCTGCACGGCTTCAAACTCCGCGGTGCCCGCGTCGAAGTTGATGTCGATGGGCGCCGAGTGCACGTAGCCGTCCGGATCCTCGTAGGTCACGAAGCGCGTGACGTCGACGTGCACGACGACGAGCGGCACCCGCAGCAGGCGCGCAAACCGCGACGCCTCCTGGATGACGCGAGGACTCTGACCCGGCTGGATGCCGACGATCACCGCCTTCTGCAGCGTCGCGTTCTGGACGGCCTCGTCCGAGGGAGAAGAGGTGTTGTCGGTCATCGAGATCGCTCCCTTCACCAGCCTGGCTATCAGGCAGTGCGGTCTACCCGCGTGCTATTCTGAATGCTACTCTTACCGGCCTCGAGCCGGTGTCGTGAATGCATCGGGCCCCAGCTAGCCCGCAGCTCAACTCGTGAGGGGGTCTCTGGCATGGGCCGTGGCCGTCAGAAGGCGAAGCACACCAAAATCGCCCGCGAACTGAAGTCATTCAGTCCGTCCGTCAACTACTCGGCGCTCGAACGAGAGCTCGGTCACCCGAGCGACTCGGAAGACGAGTACGTCGACAAGTGGGCTGACGAGTACGCCGACGAAGACGAGGACGAACTAGAGAAGGCCTGACCGCCCTCTCGTCTCGTCGTCTCCCCCGTGCACCGCACGGGGGTTTCGTCGTGTCCGGGCGCG is a window from the Microbacterium sp. LWO14-1.2 genome containing:
- a CDS encoding PadR family transcriptional regulator — encoded protein: MSPAVFSHGDLRLYLLSLLAESPQHGYGIIQALTDRTGGTYTPSAGTIYPRLAKLEEEGLVSKTVDGRTTIYAITDAGRAELSSREGDLAGIEAGLTDSVRLIANEVRQSVKEAMKSLRADFATAEKDDRAASKSRPRTPGDDERIVSREELHRADAVINAFRARIRTDLRTHVARGGVLPASVVSELEDGLDAAARGITTALAALSR
- a CDS encoding universal stress protein, whose protein sequence is MTDNTSSPSDEAVQNATLQKAVIVGIQPGQSPRVIQEASRFARLLRVPLVVVHVDVTRFVTYEDPDGYVHSAPIDINFDAGTAEFEAVQAEAAQALDGTGLTWTARQLVGDPALAIKALANKLDAQLIVVGTRKRGIGESIREFFTGSVAARLAHRQHRSVLVVPLEEPVPDSQPEIWTE
- a CDS encoding DUF4097 family beta strand repeat-containing protein, translating into MTEKWLIAPGEERVIDIENVSRLKVGLVGGQVDVIAHDEPGIRIEVHGVTTKDLRIESHDGEVEIDHPQLGWDNFLEVFRNFGSGGPKAEVSIAVPRAIALTLGVVSAGALVSGIRNDARLNTVSGDIIVDTLIGDLTVNSVSGDVQVRGLTGSITANSVSGDVAVTGTVRKATVDIVSGSTLVDAAGDVNTININSVSGGTTVRLDESLAANYVIRSLSGRLLIDGVERGSSGINNYTGSTGELAGRFVDLRANSVSGGVTVLRRTPASIENDAEWEEA
- a CDS encoding DUF3073 domain-containing protein, with protein sequence MGRGRQKAKHTKIARELKSFSPSVNYSALERELGHPSDSEDEYVDKWADEYADEDEDELEKA